GAGACACAAGTGCGTGACATTATGCCAAGGTCACGCCGCGTGAGGAAGAGCTCACGACGGAACACCCCAAGTTCCCGGCGCAGCAAACCAATCGGATAACACGCCGGGACATCGGATCGGCGCAGAAAGATGGACTCCAGCTTCATGATCCCATGGTGTCAATGCCGTTTGACGATAGCCAGAAGCGAAGAACTTCCGGCAAATAGCAGGATACCAGCGTAATGGTAGCCAGTCCCCATGATCCGCCCTCATTTAATTTGAGAAACAAAACGATTTGAAATCCATCGATACCAACGTCAATGCCGGCCCTGGGGCCGAAGAGCCAAAGGTCGACATGGCGGACTTGAAGAAGAAGTCCGTGCGCGGCGGCATGGTGACGATGGAGGGTCCAACTATCACAGCTACTATGGCAACGACAGTTTGGGTGGGTGCCATAATGTTCGGTAGGGCGGCTTGGCCTCAAGCCGCTGGTTTGTGATGAAGTCTGGGAGTCGGTTGACAGATGCTTGAGTCTCGGCCGCGCACTTTAAATACGGCCATTTTCTTGGTTTCAGCTGCGATTCAATGAAACGACACACGTTTGGTTGGTCACACATCATTCTTGTTAATTCTAAAGATGGTTATTCTCCGGGAGATGGGGAAATCGACCAAGGGCGGCAGCGTCGGAGGATCGTATACCTCCATAAACTGGGTGGGTCTGTGCTAACAACTGCCGGCGTGACGATGATGTTACTAATTAATGAAGCTAAGACCGCCAAAATAGTAAAGCTATTTCCAGTAGTCACTGAATGTGATATTAATCTAGTATTATATCGATTTTAATGCAGGGAGGAGGCCAAGAAACCGGCAATAAGTCTCGGAGATGTAAGAACCAGTAGATTCTTAAAAACTATAACATAGTAGAGAACAGAAGGACGCTAAAAATTCACGTATTTGGCAAATCATTTAATTGAGTGTGTTACAGCACACACAAACCCTGCAAAGCATCTAACGTTGGTTAATATTCAATCTTTGAATGCGGCCTAACTCTAGAATCTCATTATCTGAAGCTAAATAATGAACTTGATATAATAAAACTTTCGCATGATTAGTAGTATGAAAAAAATACTTGCCAAGGCTATGGCAAACAGAGGGTTTGTGCGGTATTTTAAGAACACTTCATGGCTATTTGGCGGACAGATGTTGCGGATGGTCCTTGGTTTAATTGTGTCAGTTGCTGTAGCACGTTATTTAGGACCAGAAAATCTTGGACTCTATAACTACGTGTTGGCGATTGTTGCGTTGGTTGCTGTAGTGACAAATTTGGGATTACAAAATTTAGTCAAACGTGAATTAGTAGCGACCCCTGAGCGACATGATGTTATATTGGGGACATGTTTTGTGTTGAGCTTGATTGCGGGAATCGTTGCTTACTCTGGTATGCTGGTCATCGTTGCTTATATCACAGATAGTAGTCTAGTGTTGGGATTGTTTGCTATTTTAGGTGGATCATTATTGTTGAATCCTTTGAAATGTATAACGCTTTGGTTCCAAGCACAGGTAAGATCAGATCTATCAGTGAAGGCAAGTGGTATCACCATGCTGGTATTTGCAGCTATTAAAATAGTTGCCATAGGTTTGGGTGCTAAACTCATACATTTTTCTTATCTCTATATCATTGAACTGTTGGTTTTGATGGTCCTGCAGATCTTCTTTTATGGTTGTCACTATGGACGTGTTAGGGCCTGGCGGATCGATCGAGAATTGGCACTCAAGTATTTACGCAAGTCTTGGCCATTATTGCTTTCTGGATTAGCTGTCACGGTCTACATGCAGGTCGACCAAATCATGCTTGGATCGATGTTAGGTAAAAACGCTGTAGGCCAATACTCTGTCGCTGTAAGAATAAGTTCAATATGGTATATGATACCCACATTGTTGGCGACTTCCCTATTCCCTCCAATACTCAATGCGCGGAAGAAAAGTAAGGCCTTTTATGAGGAAAGGTTACAGCGTTATCTTGATTTAAATGCAGGTTTAGCTTATTTGATTTGTATACCATTATCGCTAACTTCTTATTGGGTAATTGCCATTTTATTTGGGGCCCAATATGAGGGGGCTACACCTATATTAGCGATCCATATATGGAGTAGTCTATTTGTATTTTTGGGAGTCGCACGAGGCCAGTATATCATTGCAGAAGAGTTATTTAAGTTTTCAATGGTATCGACTATTATAGGGGCGATAGTAAATATCGCATTGAATTATATTTTAATTCCGCGCTATGGTGGTGTCGGCGCTGCGCTTGCAACACTAGTGTCTCAGTTTATATCAGCATTTGCATCATCATATTTTTATTTGCCTGTTCGCGACATCGGCCGCCTTCAGACACGATCACTGTTTCCGTTTGCTAGAATTCTATTACTGATTAAATAGATCTGAGACGCCTTGATGTATAGTAGCACGCGGTTTTGATAAGTTGTCAAAAACGATAGAAGTAACACATTGGCATGCGGTAGTGCGAATTACAAATTCGATCCATTGAATTTAATATGGAAATCGAAAGAGCTCAGAGTGAAATCCAAAGTTAAATTTAAATTGATATGAATGGAATCAAACCTGCGATTATTGTTGCTGCATACAATCGTGATCAATCGCTGACGCGTCTATTAAAAATGCTTGCGGGGGCCCGGTATGTGACAAAGGACATACCATTGGTCATCTCGATCGATGGAGGCGGAGCCGAAGCTGTAAAGACCGTGGCCGACTCCTTTGAGTGGAAACACGGTGAGAAAACTGTGATTTCGCATGACCACAATTTAGGGTTACGTGAGCATATTCTGCGTTGTGGAGACTTATCCGACAAATATGGCGCTGTCATCGTGCTTGAAGATGACCTTGGGGTTTCGAATTTCTTTTACCAATACGCTGAGCAGGCTTTGGAAATGTTTGGTGGATGTCAGGACATCGCAGGGGTTTCTTTATATAAGCATTTAATAAATGTGAACTGTGGCTCGAGATTTGAACCGTTAGATAATGGTTTGGGGTATTATTGTATGCAGTTTGCACAATCGTGGGGCCAGATGTGGACACGTGACCAGTGGCGTGCATTTCGCAATTGGTATGATGTAGAGGATAATCTAAATAAACCGTTGGATATTCCACGGTTTGTAAACAGCTGGCCGGAAAGCTCGTGGCTAAAATATTTCATACGCTATGTTGTAGATAAGAATAAGTATTTTGTTTATCCTGTTAAATCCCAAACGACTAACTTTAGTGATATGGGGACACACATGGCTCAGTTGAATAATAACATCTATCAAGTTCCTCTTGCAGAGTATAAACTAGAGCTATCGAGGGACGTCTCTACGGAAGTTGTTCATTATGATGCGTATTTTGAAATAACCGAAAAATCCCTCCGTTCATTTAGTAAAGATCTACCTCAAGATTCACTGATTATAGACTTATACGGGATCCGCAATTTGGAAAATTACCCAGCGAGCCAACTTGTATTGACTACTCGTTCGTGTGATAAGCGAATCAAATCATGGGGGTTTCGATACAAACCTCGCGAGATGAACATTATTCAAGATCTTTCGGGTGAAATGGTTTCGTTGTGCCAAAATAAAGATATCTCGGATCAGAGGAGGACGGAATACTTACTTCGTGAGTTTACTTACGATAGAAGGTGGCTTGGATCTCGAGATATGATGAAGCTGTTAAGTTATAGTTTGCTAACACGATTATTTAAAAAATCATGAAGGATTATATATTGAGGTATATGAAGCGCCCAAAGCTCTATTTAAGAGATAGAAAAATGGGTGTGATCATAGCCCGCTCAGCCAATGCGCGTGATTGTTCATTTGAAGGGAAAAATAAAATATACGCCAATGTCTGCGTCAGTGGTTCATCCATCGGTCTTGGTACGTATGTCTCGTCAAACTCACGAATCCATAACAGTAGAATAGGCCGATATTGCTCCATTGGACCTGAAACTGTGGTTCTCGCTGGTCGGCACCCCATAAGTGAACGGCTTTCCTCGCATCCTTGTTTCTATTCTTCGAATCAACAAGCAGGTTTCACCTATGTAGAGAAAACGAATTTCAATGAGTATGTCTATGCTGATTCCGAGAAATCTGTGTTTGTTGATATTGGTAGCGATGTATGGATCGGAGCACGTGTCACACTATTAGGTGGGATTAAAATAGGTCACGGAGCTGTTATTGCTTCGGGCAGTGTAGTCACAAAAGATGTAGAACCATACTCTGTGGTAGCAGGTGTTCCTTCAAAGATAATTAGATATCGCTTTGATGAAGCGACCAGGTTGAACTATTTGGAAGAAAAATGGTGGGAAAAAGGTGAAGACTGGATTCATAGTAACATTCAGAGGTTTTATAATGACATCAACTGAACGATATCTCTGTTTCATAGCCAACACAATCTCTGCGTAATAGATGAAATATATACACTGATTATATTACAACCATTAAATGTACAGGGAGCTTATCCATCATCCTAATAGGAGGTTTCAACAGAGACGTTCAGAATAATTCTATCTGGATGAATCACAGTATGTTCAGTGGAGACTCGTGTCCAAGATTAAATTAATGTTGAGTAAGTAACTATGGAAATATCGTTTAAAAGTTTTTTCAGCAAATCGCATATTGTCTTGTTAGGTTTGGCATTAGCTTACTTTGTAAGTCAAGGCCTTCGAGGTTACACCATTGCATTAGCATTCATGATGTCCTCCTTGCTTATTGTCAGATCCCCGAGTTCTAAGTTCTGGCCATCTCAGGCGCGATCTTTTTACTTCGTTGGAATAATAATCATTTTCATGTTAATAAGTTGTATATTGCAGTATGTATTCTTCGATAATAGAACGATTTTAATGTTTTGCTTTCCGTTTTTCTCAGCGTTTTATTTAGGTGTGGTATTATTATATTTTCGTGGTGGTAAAGTTTGGGGAGAGGACTTCTTATGGTTCATTATATCTTTTGTAATCTGCGTGTTGATTTTTAATTTGTTAATTACTGTTGAGATCCCACGCGATGAGATTTTAAAAGAGTCCTTTGGGGCAACCAAACGAGGACTCGTTCTTGATAAGGGTGATGATACGTTTCTCGGGGTATTCGTAGTCCATAACCTCATTGCAATTCCTTATGGTGCCGCTATAGGATTAGCGTTATGTGGAGCTGCGGTTTGCATTAAAAAACAGATTCATAAGTTCGCTGTATTTCTTCTGGGGCTAGCAGCATTATTTCCAGCCTATTATACCCAGACGCGAGCACCATATATCGTATTTGCGATTGTGATGCTGATCTTGTGTTCGGTATCCATGATACAAAGAAAAAACCTATTATTGGTAGCTACAGTTTTCATGTGTGGATTTGTTGGTGTGATTATTTCCTTTACTCTCAATGTCGGTATCCTGTCTCGATTTGCCGATTTGAGCGAAGGTGATGGACGTTTTACTCTGTGGCAGGATGCAACCGCAAATTTATTTGGTTTCGGTGAGTTCTCATCGGTATCAGATTATGCTCATAACTATGTGCTCGATGTGGGTATGGATCACGGACGCGTCCTTGCCCTGTTAGCACTCGTTATATGCATTAGTATTTTATACTTTTGCTTTTTAATGATGTCAAAATTAGACAAGCTCGATTTTGAGAAATCATTCCTGGCGTTTTTCTTATTTGTGGGTGTTGTACTATCCATGATTAATCCGCCTTCTAATTTGAGCCACATGATTTATGGTTTTGGTTTAGCGTCATTACCTTATATGAAGTTAGTCCTACGTCGACTTGCCAGATATGAAAGACCACCAGCTGTTGTTATCCGACGCGGGGCATACTGAATTATTATTAGATATATACCCGTAACAATTTTGATGTTGTGTGATAAACGGTGCTATCTAAAACAAAGGCTTCTTCTTTAAGAGTTTTTTACTGTTTGCTACTCCAGAGACTAAACGTGAGATGTGTCAAATGATGTATCAAGACTTACAATAATTTTATGAATGAAATAATCCTTAGCGTGGTAATACCTACGTATAATAGTGACAAGTACATCCAAGAATGCCTTGATTCTGTTGCAAATGAGAGTCAGGAAGGTGTTGAATTTATTCTGATCGATGGTGGAAGTCAGGATAACACTATGAAAATATGTCAGTCTTATTCACATCTTTTCGCTTATATGCTATCTGAACCTGACCGGGGACAAAGTGATGCGTTTAACAAAGGTTTCAAAAAAGCAAAAGGTCGTTACCTTACGTGGTTGAATTCTGATGACCTATTAGGTTCGGGCTCAATAGGTCTTGTTCTAAAGGTATTACGTAAAAGCCAAAAGCAATGGTTAACAGCAAATTGTGTTCACACAGATGAGGACGCAAAAATCCTCCGATGCTGTCGATCTGGTGGTTTTGAAACCTTGGCTGTTAAGCATGGTATCCTGAATGTATTTGGGCCGAGTACTATTTTTTCAAAGAAACTATATGAGGAACTGGGCGATATCGACGTGGACTTTCATTACTGTATGGACACAGAATACTGGTGGAGGATCGCCTCTGCTGGATATGATTATAAAAGAATCAACGTCTATTTGTGGGCTCTTAGGCTACATTCTGAGGCGAAAACAGCAAGTTCGCTGCTGAGTAATGAATTCCCTGAAGGGATGCGTACCGAAGGCAAAACAATCGCTAAAAAATATTTCTCTGAAGTAAATAGTAAAGAACGTAGATTTGGACTGTTGTTAGCGCGATGTTACAGACTGTTGAACTTATCTTACCTATTATCTAAATGGGATACTCTCAGGCTGAAAGGTAAACGATTCAACTAACAACAATAAGTTTTAAAGTTTATGCGTATTCTTCACACTGTCTCATCTTTGTTTCCTGAAACAGGAGGCCCATCCCGTTCAGTTCCTGGTCTGGCTGGAGCGCAAGTCTCCGAAGATATGGAGATCTATTTATGGGCCAAAAACGTTCCGCCAGACTACATTCCTCCACAAGGGGTGCAATTAGTATGTGGAG
This sequence is a window from Oceaniferula flava. Protein-coding genes within it:
- a CDS encoding flippase is translated as MKKILAKAMANRGFVRYFKNTSWLFGGQMLRMVLGLIVSVAVARYLGPENLGLYNYVLAIVALVAVVTNLGLQNLVKRELVATPERHDVILGTCFVLSLIAGIVAYSGMLVIVAYITDSSLVLGLFAILGGSLLLNPLKCITLWFQAQVRSDLSVKASGITMLVFAAIKIVAIGLGAKLIHFSYLYIIELLVLMVLQIFFYGCHYGRVRAWRIDRELALKYLRKSWPLLLSGLAVTVYMQVDQIMLGSMLGKNAVGQYSVAVRISSIWYMIPTLLATSLFPPILNARKKSKAFYEERLQRYLDLNAGLAYLICIPLSLTSYWVIAILFGAQYEGATPILAIHIWSSLFVFLGVARGQYIIAEELFKFSMVSTIIGAIVNIALNYILIPRYGGVGAALATLVSQFISAFASSYFYLPVRDIGRLQTRSLFPFARILLLIK
- a CDS encoding O-antigen ligase family protein, producing the protein MEISFKSFFSKSHIVLLGLALAYFVSQGLRGYTIALAFMMSSLLIVRSPSSKFWPSQARSFYFVGIIIIFMLISCILQYVFFDNRTILMFCFPFFSAFYLGVVLLYFRGGKVWGEDFLWFIISFVICVLIFNLLITVEIPRDEILKESFGATKRGLVLDKGDDTFLGVFVVHNLIAIPYGAAIGLALCGAAVCIKKQIHKFAVFLLGLAALFPAYYTQTRAPYIVFAIVMLILCSVSMIQRKNLLLVATVFMCGFVGVIISFTLNVGILSRFADLSEGDGRFTLWQDATANLFGFGEFSSVSDYAHNYVLDVGMDHGRVLALLALVICISILYFCFLMMSKLDKLDFEKSFLAFFLFVGVVLSMINPPSNLSHMIYGFGLASLPYMKLVLRRLARYERPPAVVIRRGAY
- a CDS encoding glycosyltransferase; this translates as MNEIILSVVIPTYNSDKYIQECLDSVANESQEGVEFILIDGGSQDNTMKICQSYSHLFAYMLSEPDRGQSDAFNKGFKKAKGRYLTWLNSDDLLGSGSIGLVLKVLRKSQKQWLTANCVHTDEDAKILRCCRSGGFETLAVKHGILNVFGPSTIFSKKLYEELGDIDVDFHYCMDTEYWWRIASAGYDYKRINVYLWALRLHSEAKTASSLLSNEFPEGMRTEGKTIAKKYFSEVNSKERRFGLLLARCYRLLNLSYLLSKWDTLRLKGKRFN